In Helianthus annuus cultivar XRQ/B chromosome 8, HanXRQr2.0-SUNRISE, whole genome shotgun sequence, a single genomic region encodes these proteins:
- the LOC110873487 gene encoding probable sodium/metabolite cotransporter BASS3, chloroplastic, with translation MSSSIPHLSVTPPLNSHTQTPTHKPFFLKPINRKKYFPAKLSFSGDGCSAAFACSTSENLIGKVGWCRREGKVNNILSYVTNPDSGSVVVVNGDASQILSAALPFVVALTAVAALTQPLTFTWVSKELYAPALGGIMLSIGIKLSIEDFALAFKRPLPLSMGFLAQYALKPALGVFVARSFGVAPMFYAGFVLMACVSGAQLSSYASFLSKGDVALSILLTSSSTIASVLFTPLLTGLLIGSVVPVDAIAMSKSILQVVLVPVTLGLVLNTYAKPVVSVLQPVMPFVAMFCTSICIGSPLAINRAQILSIEGLKLLWPVLTFHVVSFIAGYYISKLPFCRQEENVSRTISLCTGMQSSTLAGLLATQFLGSSQAVPPACSVVAMAIMGLCLASFWGNGYRIRDLLYIFSPQTDSTVSP, from the exons ATGTCATCCTCAATCCCCCACCTTTCAGTAACCCCACCTCTCAATTCACACACACAAACCCCAACACACAAACCCTTTTTCTTAAAACCCATCAATCGGAAAAAATATTTTCCGGCGAAGTTATCTTTTTCCGGCGACGGTTGTTCCGCCGCATTCGCGTGTTCGACGTCGGAAAATTTGATCGGAAAAGTGGGGTGGTGTAGAAGAGAAGGTAAGGTTAATAATATATTGTCGTATGTTACGAACCCTGATTCGGGATCGGTGGTGGTTGTGAACGGTGATGCTTCGCAAATTCTCTCGGCGGCGCTGCCGTTTGTGGTGGCGCTCACGGCGGTTGCTGCTTTGACTCAGCCGTTGACCTTTACATG GGTGTCGAAGGAACTCTATGCTCCGGCTCTTGGTGGGATCATGTTGTCAATTGGTATTAAGCTTTCCATAGAAGATTTTGCTCTTGCTTTCAAAAG GCCTTTACCATTATCCATGGGGTTTCTAGCCCAATACGCATTGAAACCGGCTCTCGGTGTATTCGTGGCTAGATCATTCGGTGTAGCTCCCATGTTCTATGCAGGATTTGTGTTAATGGCATGTGTTTCGGGTGCACAGTTGTCTAGCTACGCTAGCTTCTTGAGCAAAGGGGATGTAGCTTTAAGTATTTTGTTGACCAGTTCAAGTACTATTGCCTCTGTTCTTTTCACCCCTCTTTTAACCGGTCTTCTCATCGGTTCCGTTGTCCCTGTTGACGCTATCGCAATGTCTAAATCAATCTTACAG GTTGTTCTTGTTCCAGTGACGCTCGGTTTAGTACTCAATACATATGCAAAACCAGTAGTATCTGTTCTTCAACCCGTGATGCCATTTGTGGCTATGTTTTGTACATCCATTTGTATCGGCAGCCCTCTAGCTATTAACCGGGCCCAAATCCTTTCAATCGAAGGTCTCAAATTACTTTGGCCCGTTTTGACTTTTCACGTCGTATCGTTCATCGCTGGCTACTACATTTCCAAACTCCCCTTCTGCAG GCAAGAGGAAAACGTAAGCAGAACGATTTCACTATGCACGGGAATGCAAAGTTCGACGCTAGCAGGCCTTCTTGCGACACAATTCTTGGGTAGCAGCCAAGCGGTCCCGCCTGCATGCTCGGTGGTTGCAATGGCCATAATGGGTCTCTGTTTGGCTTCCTTTTGGGGCAATGGTTATAGGATTAGAGACTTGCTGTATATTTTTAGCCCACAAACAGATTCAACCGTAAGCCCGTGA